From the Bacilli bacterium genome, the window CCGGATCGCCGCACAGCTCTTCGATTTCATGCGCAAGCGAGGGCCAGGAGGGCTTTGTGCGCTGCACCCAATCCGCGCTTTGCACACCCCCCATGCGATTCAGCCGGACCTTGTCGGGCAGAATATGCGCGGTGGCCCGGCGGATCAATGAGCGTCCGATGCCGTTTTGCACATATTGTCTGTCCGGCAAGGACAAACAGAAACGCACCACCCGCGGGTCGCAGGTCGGATCGCGCTCCCACAGGGAATACCGCAACGACAGCTTGGCCCCGGCCGTTCCCTGCATGTTCAAAACCGTCGGATTTTGAAAAAACTGCTCCCGCTGCCGGAACATTTGCAGCGGGGTCGGGTTTAACCTGAAATCGCAATCCCGCAGTTTTTCATAAATGTTCGTTTGCCTGGCAAAATCGGGATGAATCAGCGTCAACGCATCCATGCCGCTCTCCCTCCCGCGGCCGTGCAGCCCGCGGGGCGCGCGCGACAGGACGGGATAAGCGTATCGGCCGATCCTGGGCAGCAAAACGGACCGCCCGATTTGCAATTGTCTGCTGAATTGCGTCAGCTCGCGATAAAAATGAATCCAGCGAAATTTTCTGAGAAGCAGCGCGTAATAGTCGATGGCCGATCCCCAGGAAATGGTGAAATTTCCTCTTGCTCCGGTTAGCAGCACACCCGCGCCGTCCTTTGCCGCTTCTTCATAGATGCCTTTGATCCAGAACGAATTTTCAAAATGTTTATAGGGGCCCTCAAGGATCGCCAACCAGTCGTCGATCTCGGTATAAGGGCTTTTGCCGGGGAAGTCGAGATAACGGTCGGCGATATTTCCGACAAATTCGACCGTTGCCTTGATAAACGGAGTCTCGTCGGCAAACCTGTGTCTTCCGGTCCAATCGGCAAAATCGGGCGACGGAACGTAGCTGTATGTATGCAGCGTTTTGCCCGCGCGCTTGAGCTCTTGTGCGGCAAACCCCGCGACGGAACCGGAGTCAAGCCCCCCGCTCAACGTCGCCCCCACCTTGCGAAATGTGCGAAGCCTAGCGGTTACGGCCTGCCGGAATATATCGCGGAACGCTTCTTCATATTCCTGGTTGGACGATAGCCTAAGTTCCTCTTTGGGCAACAAATCTCCGTACCGCGTTAGCCTGATACAGCCGTCTTGCGCAATGAACGAATGGGCGGGCGGGATTTGCCTGATGCCCTCGTACACCGTTGCGTGCGCATCGGTGGAATCAAACATCGCGGGAATGGCCAAAAATTCCGCCAGCCATTCTTCGTTTAGCGCTTTTCTTGTTCC encodes:
- a CDS encoding asparagine synthase-related protein, with the translated sequence MSAIVGIFYFGEAPGNLANDGVSMMQSLRKYPADAAGIWQQGPVLLGCHAQWITPEAAHEKLPNFDEQLGLAITADAIIDNREELFRQLAVDPVEQKHMSDSELILYAYAKWGSEAPAHLLGDFAFLIWDQRKRLLFGARDLTGNRTLYYHHNRNRIAACTVILPLFSAAGTRKALNEEWLAEFLAIPAMFDSTDAHATVYEGIRQIPPAHSFIAQDGCIRLTRYGDLLPKEELRLSSNQEYEEAFRDIFRQAVTARLRTFRKVGATLSGGLDSGSVAGFAAQELKRAGKTLHTYSYVPSPDFADWTGRHRFADETPFIKATVEFVGNIADRYLDFPGKSPYTEIDDWLAILEGPYKHFENSFWIKGIYEEAAKDGAGVLLTGARGNFTISWGSAIDYYALLLRKFRWIHFYRELTQFSRQLQIGRSVLLPRIGRYAYPVLSRAPRGLHGRGRESGMDALTLIHPDFARQTNIYEKLRDCDFRLNPTPLQMFRQREQFFQNPTVLNMQGTAGAKLSLRYSLWERDPTCDPRVVRFCLSLPDRQYVQNGIGRSLIRRATAHILPDKVRLNRMGGVQSADWVQRTKPSWPSLAHEIEELCGDPVASRYMNVAGIKEAFAALSGDVRPELAIDPRAKRVLRSVIVYRFLKMEGR